The following proteins come from a genomic window of Enterobacter chengduensis:
- the pyrC gene encoding dihydroorotase: protein MTVQPQVLKIRRPDDWHIHLRDGDMLKTVVPYTSEIYGRAIVMPNLVPPVTTVDAAIAYRQRILDAVPAGHDFTPLMTCYLTDSLDPNEVERGFNEGVFTAAKLYPANATTNSSHGVTSIDAIMPVLERMQKLGMPLLVHGEVTHAEIDIFDREARFIETVMEPLRQRLPALKVVFEHITTKDAAEYVRDGNELIAATITPQHLMFNRNHMLVGGVRPHLYCLPILKRNVHQQALRELVASRFTRAFLGTDSAPHARHRKEASCGCAGCFNAPTALASYATVFEEMNALEYFEAFCSLNGPRFYGLPANDTFIELERKASHVEESIALTDDTLIPFLAGETVSWTVKR from the coding sequence ATGACTGTACAACCCCAGGTTTTAAAAATCCGCCGCCCAGACGACTGGCATATCCATCTGCGCGATGGCGATATGCTGAAAACCGTCGTGCCTTATACCAGCGAAATTTATGGCCGCGCGATTGTCATGCCTAACCTGGTGCCACCAGTCACCACCGTCGATGCCGCGATCGCGTATCGCCAGCGTATCCTGGATGCCGTGCCTGCGGGACACGATTTTACCCCGCTGATGACCTGCTATCTGACCGACTCGCTGGATCCGAACGAGGTGGAGCGCGGGTTTAACGAAGGCGTATTTACGGCAGCGAAACTCTACCCGGCGAACGCCACCACCAACTCCAGCCACGGCGTCACCAGCATTGATGCCATCATGCCGGTGCTGGAACGTATGCAGAAACTGGGCATGCCGCTGCTGGTGCATGGTGAAGTCACGCATGCCGAGATTGACATCTTTGACCGTGAAGCCCGCTTTATCGAGACCGTGATGGAACCGCTGCGCCAGCGCCTGCCTGCGCTTAAAGTGGTCTTTGAACATATCACCACCAAAGACGCGGCGGAGTACGTGCGTGACGGCAACGAGTTGATTGCCGCCACCATCACCCCACAGCACCTGATGTTTAACCGTAACCATATGCTGGTGGGCGGGGTGCGCCCTCATCTGTACTGCCTGCCGATCCTCAAGCGCAACGTTCACCAGCAGGCGCTGCGCGAGCTGGTGGCCAGCCGGTTCACCCGCGCGTTCCTCGGCACCGATTCCGCGCCTCACGCCCGCCACCGTAAAGAGGCGAGCTGCGGATGCGCAGGCTGCTTCAACGCCCCAACGGCACTTGCCAGCTACGCGACCGTATTTGAAGAGATGAACGCGCTGGAATATTTCGAAGCGTTCTGCTCCCTTAACGGCCCGCGCTTCTACGGCCTGCCGGCCAACGACACCTTCATCGAACTGGAGCGTAAAGCGAGCCACGTTGAGGAGTCTATTGCGCTGACGGATGACACGCTGATCCCGTTCCTGGCGGGCGAGACCGTAAGCTGGACGGTAAAACGTTAA
- a CDS encoding lipoprotein has product MKKIVLAAALVVSGLLVGCNQLTQYTVSEQEINQALEKHNNFSKDIGVPGLADAHIVLTNLTSQIGREEPNKVTLAGDAALDMSSLFGNQKANIKLKLKALPVFNKEKGAIFLQEMEVVDAQVSPDKMAPVLQTLMPYLNQSLRNYFNQQPAYVLSEDKSKGEALAKKYAKGIEVKPGEIIIPFTD; this is encoded by the coding sequence ATGAAGAAAATTGTTTTAGCCGCGGCATTGGTCGTCAGCGGCCTGCTGGTTGGCTGTAACCAGCTCACGCAATATACCGTCAGTGAACAGGAAATTAATCAGGCGCTGGAAAAACATAATAATTTTTCTAAAGACATTGGCGTGCCGGGTCTGGCGGACGCGCATATCGTCCTCACGAATCTCACCAGCCAGATCGGACGTGAGGAGCCAAACAAAGTCACCCTGGCAGGTGATGCGGCTCTAGATATGTCATCCCTCTTTGGCAATCAGAAGGCCAACATCAAGCTCAAGCTGAAGGCGCTCCCCGTTTTCAACAAAGAAAAAGGGGCCATTTTCCTGCAGGAGATGGAAGTCGTCGATGCGCAGGTCTCGCCGGACAAGATGGCGCCGGTTCTGCAAACCCTGATGCCCTATCTGAACCAGTCGCTGCGGAATTACTTTAACCAGCAGCCCGCGTACGTCTTAAGTGAAGATAAAAGCAAGGGTGAAGCTCTGGCGAAAAAATACGCAAAAGGGATAGAGGTGAAGCCGGGAGAAATTATCATTCCTTTCACCGATTAA